A genomic stretch from Aquila chrysaetos chrysaetos chromosome 1, bAquChr1.4, whole genome shotgun sequence includes:
- the APELA gene encoding apelin receptor early endogenous ligand yields the protein MRLQLLLCIVVFVLASLLPADGQRPANLALRRKLHRHGCSHRRCIPLHSRVPFP from the exons ATGAGACTCCAGCTGCTCCTTTGTATCGTGGTTTTTGTCCTGGCGAGCCTCCTCCCTGCCGACGGCCAGAGGCCAG CCAACCTGGCCCTGCGCAGGAAGCTCCACCGGCACGGCTGCTCCCACCGGCGCTGCATACCGCTTCACTCCCGGGTGCCCTTCCCCTGA